A stretch of the Ostrea edulis chromosome 9, xbOstEdul1.1, whole genome shotgun sequence genome encodes the following:
- the LOC125660106 gene encoding craniofacial development protein 2-like, translating to MNASSEIQQEASSMKSILNTRTKLRVGFWNVRTMYETGKQAQVLREMKENTLHILGVSECRWTDFGKNTTSTGETIVFSGRKDGRHHEGVAIILSKSAAKSLIEYHPVNERIIRARLNTKPVKTSIIQVYSPTNDAESDVKQDFYEALQAEIEKIPKHDLTIVMGDLNAKVGNNNTGFERVISKYGCGVMNENGEQFVEFRGNNNLVIGGTPFPHKDIHKLTWVSPGGRDKNQIDHIAINGKWTRSLQDVRVRRGADVGSDHHLVTANIKLKLKKIAPKSNIKKFDTGKLSDNKILQDFRIELRNKFHVLQNSNIENENQIDEHWNRVRVIFSKTSEKVLGFRRQVHKDLMSKFYVMIKELLRY from the coding sequence ATGAATGCTTCTAGTGAAATCCAACAGGAAGCTAGCAGCATGAAGAGTATACTGAATACGAGAACCAAGCTAAGAGTAGGCTTCTGGAATGTCCGTACAATGTATGAGACCGGAAAGCAGGCTCAAGTCTTAAGAGAGATGAAAGAGAACACGCTGCACATTCTAGGTGTAAGTGAGTGCAGATGGACAGATTTTGGAAAGAATACAACAAGTACAGGAGAAACAATAGTATTCTCAGGGAGAAAAGATGGACGTCATCATGAAGGAGTAGCAATCATTTTATCTAAATCAGCTGCTAAGTCATTAATAGAATATCATCCAGTTAATGAAAGAATAATAAGAGCAAGACTAAACACCAAGCCAGTCAAAACATCCATAATACAGGTCTATTCTCCAACAAATGATGCAGAAAGTGATGTTAAACAAGATTTTTATGAAGCACTTCAAGCTGAAATAGAAAAGATTCCTAAACATGATTTGACAATAGTTATGGGAGACCTCAATGCAAAAGTAGGAAACAACAACACAGGATTCGAGCGAGTGATTAGCAAATATGGATGTGGCGTCATGAATGAAAACGGAGAGCAGTTTGTAGAATTTCGTGGAAACAATAACCTTGTCATCGGTGGAACACCCTTTCCACATAAAGATATTCACAAACTAACATGGGTATCACCTGGAGGACGAGATAAGAATCAGATTGACCACATCGCAATTAATGGTAAATGGACGAGGTCACTCCAAGATGTGAGAGTGAGACGAGGAGCTGACGTAGGGAGTGATCATCACCTAGTCACTGCTAACATCAAgttgaaattgaagaaaatagcACCAAAGTCAAATATTAAAAAGTTCGACACAGGGAAGCTTAGTGACAACAAAATCTTACAAGACTTCAGAATAGAGTTAAGAAACAAATTCCACGTCTTACAAAACAGCAACatagaaaatgaaaaccaaATAGACGAACATTGGAACAGGGTGAGAGTTATCTTCAGCAAAACAAGCGAAAAAGTATTGGGCTTCAGAAGACAAGTTCATAAAGATCTTATGAGCAAATTCTATGTAATGATCAAAGAATTACTAAGGTACTGA